The following coding sequences are from one Verrucosispora sp. WMMD573 window:
- a CDS encoding acyl carrier protein: MDREVLDVVDELFRRRLQVPELDPDTPLADYGLDSVRSIDLIVEMESLFEVQMSDGQAASMHTLRDVVDQVTASMTVRVGNGIGQP; the protein is encoded by the coding sequence GTGGATCGCGAAGTTCTGGATGTGGTTGACGAACTGTTCCGTCGTCGGTTGCAGGTGCCGGAGTTGGATCCGGACACGCCACTGGCGGATTACGGCCTGGACTCCGTGCGGTCGATCGATCTGATCGTGGAGATGGAGTCCCTCTTCGAGGTGCAGATGTCCGATGGACAGGCGGCGTCTATGCACACACTGCGTGACGTCGTGGACCAGGTCACCGCGTCGATGACCGTACGGGTCGGAAACGGGATCGGCCAGCCGTGA
- a CDS encoding aminotransferase class III-fold pyridoxal phosphate-dependent enzyme: MSTDLDFGRYARPELGRLFQALNLDVAYRRGHGDHLTPESADGAETADQVLDLVGGAGSSLFGHNHPALVAVARRCLDEQLPFNAQASIRPGAAVLAAKLSALVRATTGVDYVVTLGSTGAEAVEAAVKHAVVERRRRLGALREELERSLRRLHRDGIVDSPCGSGPATGRRCGEVVGEAIEKITELLRAEPVLVSLRDAFHGKTTAAGTLTHGSNVPEDLHVPGPRRVRLSDWTPEAVVAALDDRLVEVCTVTVDADGVPQSRARNLSTVAACFAEPVQGEAGVREVPTETLAALRRLADRHDAALVFDEIQCGMGRTGTFLASEPSGVVADYYLLSKSLGGGLTKISAMMVATDRYVADFGRHHTSTFAEDDFSALIATAALELYESHRDRIAATGAELRDRLAKVAARWPEAVVEVRGRGLLIGVEFRLPQPESALLRAVFDAESLGFLIAGRLLRAHQVRVMPTLSAPTTVRVQPSALLEPEDIERAVAAFDDVAGLLAKGDYATLLSHLAVPPTGAWRPRQHVPSPPRARRKRRDEDVPHVVFLANLDNASTVRSLAPELAEWSDRRCAAALDRMRGELNPFEVVRHRVTSATGRVADVSVVAVPFTAAQAVDALRAGHRPWLSRTVLDAVELGVALGGDVVGLGGYTSIVTGAGRDVIEHEVRVTSGNSLTAACAYDLLQRHLSSSGSGTRRVGLVGGIGNIGAVMADLVAPHCDSLVLVGRPGSGRRLAAVAKRMAHLVDVSVAEDLDALRDCPIVVSATNAADPVILPSHLAADRDVLVCDLAVPGDAHPAVADLPNVTLVSGGRVRLPDGQTPHFPGITLPPGIVYSCLAETILLGLEPAAASPSYGGLSVDGVLSALELAGRHGFHPTRITAADVSTAPWMVRHPTGLTTQPEVGI, encoded by the coding sequence GTGAGCACCGACCTCGATTTCGGTCGCTACGCCCGCCCGGAACTGGGCCGCCTGTTCCAGGCACTCAACCTCGACGTGGCGTACCGCCGCGGGCACGGCGACCACCTCACGCCGGAATCGGCGGACGGGGCCGAGACCGCCGACCAGGTCCTCGACCTGGTCGGCGGTGCGGGCTCCTCGCTGTTCGGGCACAACCATCCGGCGCTGGTCGCGGTGGCCCGACGGTGCCTCGACGAGCAGCTTCCCTTCAACGCGCAGGCCAGCATCCGCCCGGGGGCGGCAGTGCTGGCCGCGAAGCTGTCGGCGCTCGTGCGGGCCACCACCGGCGTGGACTACGTCGTGACGCTCGGGTCCACCGGTGCGGAGGCGGTGGAGGCCGCGGTCAAGCACGCCGTGGTCGAACGACGCAGGCGGCTCGGCGCGCTGCGGGAAGAGCTCGAACGGTCCCTGCGCCGGCTGCACCGCGACGGCATCGTCGACTCTCCGTGCGGCAGCGGGCCGGCGACCGGACGCCGCTGCGGCGAGGTGGTCGGTGAGGCGATCGAGAAGATCACCGAGCTGCTGCGGGCCGAGCCGGTGCTGGTCTCGCTGCGCGACGCGTTCCACGGCAAGACGACCGCCGCGGGCACCCTGACCCACGGCTCCAACGTGCCCGAGGACCTGCACGTGCCGGGACCCCGGCGGGTGCGGCTGTCCGACTGGACGCCCGAGGCGGTGGTGGCGGCGCTGGACGACCGGCTGGTCGAGGTCTGCACCGTCACCGTGGACGCGGACGGGGTGCCGCAGTCCCGGGCCCGCAACCTGTCAACGGTGGCGGCCTGTTTCGCCGAGCCGGTGCAGGGCGAGGCCGGGGTGCGGGAAGTTCCGACCGAGACCCTCGCCGCTCTGCGGAGGCTGGCCGACCGGCACGATGCCGCGCTGGTGTTCGATGAGATCCAGTGCGGCATGGGTCGTACCGGCACGTTCCTGGCGTCCGAGCCGTCCGGTGTGGTCGCCGACTACTATCTGTTGTCGAAGTCGCTCGGCGGTGGACTGACCAAGATCTCGGCGATGATGGTCGCCACCGACCGTTACGTCGCCGACTTCGGCCGACACCACACGTCCACCTTCGCCGAGGACGACTTCTCCGCGCTGATCGCCACGGCCGCGCTGGAGCTCTACGAGAGTCATCGCGACCGCATCGCCGCGACCGGCGCGGAGCTGCGGGACCGACTCGCCAAGGTGGCGGCGCGGTGGCCGGAGGCGGTCGTGGAGGTCCGCGGTCGGGGGCTGCTCATCGGCGTGGAGTTTCGTCTGCCGCAGCCCGAGTCGGCCCTGTTGCGCGCCGTCTTCGACGCCGAGTCGCTCGGTTTCCTGATCGCGGGTCGGTTACTGCGCGCACATCAGGTGCGGGTCATGCCGACCCTGTCCGCGCCCACGACCGTACGCGTGCAGCCGTCCGCTCTGCTCGAACCCGAGGACATCGAGCGGGCCGTCGCGGCCTTCGACGACGTGGCCGGCCTGCTCGCCAAGGGTGACTACGCGACGTTGCTGTCGCACCTGGCCGTGCCACCGACGGGAGCCTGGCGACCGCGTCAGCATGTGCCGTCGCCTCCCCGTGCCCGCCGGAAGCGCCGCGACGAGGACGTTCCGCACGTGGTGTTCCTCGCCAATCTCGACAACGCGTCCACGGTGCGCTCCCTGGCACCCGAACTGGCGGAGTGGTCGGACAGGCGGTGCGCGGCGGCCCTGGACCGGATGCGTGGCGAACTGAATCCGTTCGAGGTGGTCCGGCACCGGGTGACCTCAGCGACCGGGCGCGTGGCCGATGTCAGCGTGGTGGCGGTGCCGTTCACCGCCGCCCAGGCGGTCGACGCGCTGCGTGCGGGGCATCGGCCCTGGTTGTCCCGGACGGTACTGGACGCGGTGGAGTTGGGCGTCGCCCTCGGCGGCGACGTGGTCGGCCTGGGCGGCTACACCTCGATCGTCACCGGTGCCGGGCGGGACGTGATCGAGCACGAGGTACGCGTCACCTCCGGCAACTCGCTCACCGCGGCCTGCGCGTACGACCTGCTCCAACGCCACCTGAGCAGCAGCGGTTCCGGTACGCGTCGGGTCGGGCTGGTGGGCGGCATCGGCAACATCGGCGCGGTGATGGCCGACCTGGTCGCCCCGCACTGCGACTCGCTCGTCCTCGTCGGCCGACCCGGATCCGGGCGCAGGCTCGCCGCGGTCGCGAAACGGATGGCGCACCTGGTCGACGTCTCGGTCGCCGAGGACCTCGACGCGTTGCGTGACTGCCCGATCGTGGTGAGCGCCACGAACGCGGCCGACCCGGTCATCCTGCCGAGCCACCTGGCGGCCGACCGGGACGTTCTCGTCTGCGATCTCGCGGTGCCGGGCGACGCGCACCCGGCGGTGGCGGATCTGCCGAACGTCACCCTCGTGTCCGGTGGCCGGGTCCGGCTCCCCGATGGGCAGACACCACACTTCCCGGGCATCACGCTGCCGCCGGGCATCGTCTACTCGTGCCTGGCCGAGACCATTCTGCTCGGCCTGGAACCGGCCGCGGCGAGCCCGTCCTACGGCGGACTCTCGGTCGACGGTGTGCTGTCCGCCCTGGAACTGGCCGGTCGACACGGCTTCCATCCCACCCGGATCACTGCGGCGGACGTCTCGACGGCGCCGTGGATGGTGCGGCATCCCACCGGACTGACTACCCAACCGGAGGTTGGTATATGA
- a CDS encoding alpha/beta fold hydrolase: MAYREDAVRARGREGVELYYESTGAGPVVLTLNNFFMTTPTWRVFTDELSVGHRVVSYDLCGHGRSSHPEKYPTWDEHVEDVVGLLDALEIDQAYLLSTSISTVLARDVALKHPDRVKGIVLAGPALGPRGMRRHRLVQRAWLLTLEQHGMAALYAHLYPEVFGAEMIEELGTPGFLGLRESFLALSTKEDLVNGLKLALTGETSADVLAQIEAPTLVVIGDDDVLLSPSGAKELAEKFPNGRYEIMPGAGHLPFLDDTAGFQALVAKFIDEVETRA; encoded by the coding sequence GTGGCGTACCGCGAGGACGCGGTGCGGGCCCGTGGGCGGGAGGGTGTCGAGCTGTACTACGAGTCGACAGGTGCCGGTCCGGTCGTCCTGACGCTCAACAACTTCTTCATGACCACTCCGACGTGGCGGGTGTTCACGGACGAGTTGTCGGTGGGCCATCGCGTGGTGAGCTACGACCTGTGCGGTCATGGCCGGTCGTCGCACCCGGAGAAGTACCCGACGTGGGACGAGCACGTCGAGGACGTCGTCGGGCTGCTGGATGCGCTGGAGATCGACCAGGCGTACCTGTTGTCGACCTCGATCTCCACGGTGTTGGCGCGGGATGTGGCCCTGAAGCACCCGGACCGGGTCAAGGGGATCGTGCTGGCCGGGCCGGCGCTCGGCCCCCGGGGAATGCGTCGTCATCGTCTGGTGCAGCGGGCGTGGCTGCTGACGCTGGAGCAGCACGGGATGGCGGCGCTGTACGCGCACCTGTACCCGGAGGTGTTCGGCGCGGAAATGATCGAAGAGTTGGGCACCCCGGGTTTCCTCGGACTGCGGGAGAGCTTCCTGGCTCTGTCGACGAAGGAGGATCTGGTCAACGGGTTGAAGCTGGCACTGACCGGCGAGACGAGCGCGGACGTGTTGGCTCAGATCGAGGCACCGACCCTGGTGGTCATTGGTGACGACGACGTGTTGCTGAGCCCTTCCGGGGCCAAGGAACTGGCCGAGAAGTTTCCCAACGGTCGCTACGAGATCATGCCGGGAGCGGGCCACCTGCCGTTCCTGGACGACACGGCGGGTTTCCAGGCGTTGGTCGCGAAGTTCATCGACGAGGTCGAAACCCGTGCCTGA